In the genome of Natronomonas salina, the window CGGTCAGCTCGTTCATCTCGTCGGCGATCTCGAGCATCCCCTTGCGGTCGGCGTGCTTCACGACGGGGACCATCAGACCGGCCTCGGTCGCCGTCGCGACGCCGACGTTGTAGTCGCCGCGAACGACGATCTCCTCGGCGTCCTCGTCGAGCTGGGCGTTCAGGATGGGGTGTTCCTTCAACCCCGCGACGACGGCCTTGATGACGAACGGCATGTAGGTGAGCTTCGTCCCGCGCTCCTCGGCGCGCTCCTTGAGGCGTCCACGCGCCTCGACCAGCTCGGTCACGTCCACGTCGTCGTGGTGGGTGACGTGCGGCGCGGTGTACTTCGAGCGCTCCATCTGCTTGCCGATGGTGCGCCGGACGCCGCGGTAGGGGATGCGCTCGTCCTCGCCGGTCGCCTCGAGCGCCCGGCCGGCGCCGGCCGAGACCGCCTCGGCGTCGGCCTCCTGGGCGCGCTGCTGGGCCTCGGCGTACTGCTCGACCTGCTCGGGCGTGACGAACGCCTCGCCGTCCTTCGTCTCGTCGGTCGGGACGCTGTCGAGGTCGACGCCCTTCTCCTCGGCCAGCTTGCGGGTGGCGGGCGCCGCCAGCGTCCGGTCGCGGTCGGCCGACTCCGAGGGCGTGGCGGCCCCGGCGCCGCCCGCTGCGGCACCGTCGTCCGCGGAACCCGCGGCGGCGTCCTCGTCGGTGATCTTCCGGGTGGCGGACTTCACTCCGGAGTCGCCGGCGTCGCCAGCGTCGGCGTCGGCCGCCGTCCCGGTCCCGTCTGCGTCCTCGGCCGCGGCCTGGACGTCCGCCTCGGTGACGCGCCCGCCGGGACCGCTCCCGGAGACGCGCTGGATGTCGACGTCCAGTTCGCGGGCCAGCCGCTTCGTCGACGGCGAGGCGAAGACGCGACCCGACGGCTGGTCGGACTCGCCCGTCTCGTCCGCCTCTCCCGTACCGGCCGGCGCCTCGTCGGTGCCGGCCGTCTCGTCGCGGGGT includes:
- a CDS encoding 2-oxo acid dehydrogenase subunit E2, giving the protein MVREFKLPDVGEGLTEAEIVSWLVEPGDTVSEDQPVAEVETDKAVVEVPAPVNGTVREILAEEGEMVPVGEVIITFDVEGEEAEPVEDEGAQPDEPRDETAGTDEAPAGTGEADETGESDQPSGRVFASPSTKRLARELDVDIQRVSGSGPGGRVTEADVQAAAEDADGTGTAADADAGDAGDSGVKSATRKITDEDAAAGSADDGAAAGGAGAATPSESADRDRTLAAPATRKLAEEKGVDLDSVPTDETKDGEAFVTPEQVEQYAEAQQRAQEADAEAVSAGAGRALEATGEDERIPYRGVRRTIGKQMERSKYTAPHVTHHDDVDVTELVEARGRLKERAEERGTKLTYMPFVIKAVVAGLKEHPILNAQLDEDAEEIVVRGDYNVGVATATEAGLMVPVVKHADRKGMLEIADEMNELTGKARERSIAREDMQDGTFTITNFGAIGGEYATPIINYPEAAILGLGAIKDKPRVVDGDVVPRKVMTLSLSIDHRVVDGADAARFVNTLKEYLESPELLLLE